One segment of Trachemys scripta elegans isolate TJP31775 chromosome 1, CAS_Tse_1.0, whole genome shotgun sequence DNA contains the following:
- the LOC117879882 gene encoding maestro heat-like repeat-containing protein family member 6 yields the protein MEEAESITLQQEEEKENISAEGASAKTYRGFNTAVSPQQEEKSNYEIYEESGPLATVTSQILVAAAGLRDTVKTNAQAAAVKLTSVLKEQRHNIKEKVPEIMDIIYFHLQAIQEASARQAAMGAVCLLAEKHTREVVSALLRLSLPCDSHVSQIWEALGKAKKSVSLRVLAELLEMLKRRPCLKKSETSESRNSFEDNASLLPLAAYSCAVETLKAVIKREKSSLMQSLSLGGGWDLLSMPETYLEGVLLLARAIVKHHRSLDFAVFTRVCPLLHHGDDKQKLTAMALFTELLSTESTYLTLKKQYILGHLKNWHIDPSPTVRWFGLLGLGNVALHLQKQKEVKALLTDILESFNDPEEKVILMAFEAATKIVTRHKHKGHLGTEFVKTARQLHPFLADERHKICCAATELFGDLLRALNRKDKSLMQEQVLSSMVPLLLNLQQQHPDVIKSCTDTLQECKVFLGWTLNDNQESWDTICEHLIEQYPGRLLIFLHQAQEYLRSPWTSSGRAAGIFIDFIIQHMEYSLVEKEAIDLLQCVASITTEEMERVRRPYPAPYAMACCFLCSCGFAI from the exons ATCTATGAGGAATCTGGTCCCCTGGCTACAGTTACTAGCCAGATCCTTGTAGCTGCGGCTGGTCTGAGAGACACAGTGAAAACCAATGCTCAGGCAGCTGCAGTAAAGTTGACCTCAGTCCTGAAAGAGCAGAGGCACAATATTAAGGAAAAG GTGCCAGAGATCATGGATATTATTTATTTCCACCTGCAGGCTATCCAGGAGGCCAGTGCCAGACAGGCCGCTATGGGTGCTGTGTGTTTATTAGCTGAAAAGCACACAAGAGAAGTAGTCTCAGCCCTACTGAGACTCTCACTCCCATGTGACAG CCATGTCAGTCAGATCTGGGAGGCCCTAGGCAAAGCCAAAAAAAGTGTCAGCCTCCGGGTGCTTGCTGAGCTCCTAGAGATGCTAAAAAGAAGACCATGCCTCAAGAAGAGTGAAACCTCTGAGTCAAGAAATAGCTTTGAGGATAATGCCTCTCTTTTGCCTCTAGCT GCATACAG CTGTGCAGTGGAGACTCTGAAAGCTgtgattaaaagagaaaaatcctcTTTGATGCAATCTTTGAGTCTGGGAGGAGGCTGGGACCTTTTATCCATGCCAGAGACTTACCTGGAAGGAGTTCTTCTTCTGGCTAG AGCCATTGTAAAACACCACCGGAGCCTAGATTTTGCTGTGTTTACCAGGGTGTGCCCTCTCCTGCACCATGGGGATGACAAGCAGAAGCTGACCGCAATGGCCTTGTTCACAGAG CTTCTCTCTACTGAGTCCACATATCTGACATTAAAAAAGCAATATATTCTGGGCCACCTGAAGAACTGGCACATTGATCCAAGTCCTACTGTCCGTTGGTTTGGTCTTCTTGGACTTGGAAATGTTGCACTTCACCTGCAGAAG CAGAAAGAAGTCAAAGCCCTGCTTACTGATATCCTGGAGTCTTTTAATGACCCTGAGGAGAAGGTAATTCTGATGGCTTTTGAAGCTGCTACCAAAATTGTCACCCGCCACAAGCACAAGGGCCATCTTGGCACAGAATTTGTGAAAACTGCCAGACAGCTTCACCCATTCCTGGCTGAC GAGAGGCACAAAATATGCTGTGCTGCAACTGAGCTTTTTGGGGATCTGCTCAGGGCCCTGAATAGGAAAGATAAATCCCTCATGCAGGAGCAGGTCCTCAGCAGTATGGTCCCACTGCTCCTGAATCTGCAGCAACAGCATCCTGATGTGATCAAG AGCTGTACAGACACCTTACAGGAGTGTAAAGTCTTCTTGGGATGGACCTTAAATGACAACCAGGAGTCCTGGGACACTATCTGTGAGCATCTT atcGAGCAATACCCAGGAAGACTATTGATCTTCTTACATCAGGCCCAAGAGTATCTCAGAAGCCCATGGACTTCTTCAGGAAGAGCTGCCGGCATATTCATAG ACTTCATAATCCAGCATATGGAATACAGCCTAGTGGAAAAAGAAGCCATAGATTTATTGCAGTGTG TTGCCAGTATCACCACTGAGGAGATGGAGCGAGTACGCAGGCCTTACCCAGCACCATATGCCATGGCCTGCTGCTTCCTGTG TTCTTGTGGATTTGCTATTTGA